One segment of Deinococcus metalli DNA contains the following:
- the murC gene encoding UDP-N-acetylmuramate--L-alanine ligase: MGIGGIGMSAFARLLAARGQRVSGCDALATELTAQLVAEGIPVEQGHSAAHVSEAPFGPVDVLVASEAVPKTHPELVAARAAGIEVRPRMALLDELLDVPNSIGVIGTHGKTTTTSMIAVALAGAGLDPAAFVGGIVPEFGSNARLGSGPFVAEVDESDRGFAALRCGTAVFTNAEDDHVGGTQATYWETVEEQHAGFARFVAHSGRVLLCADWPGLDALCAGNPQRLSYGQAAGADYRAVNLRPDADGTDFTVEYRGTPLGDARVGLPGTHNVLNALAALAVTHLHGGDVTRAAAALAAFRGPGRRWQRIGELNGALVVDDYAHNATKVAAAVQAARQTGRRVRVVFQPHRYLRTQQSWPRLADALMDADEVLLLDIAAASEPPIEGIHATLISGRMAEGGHAGIRYMPDRHEVVRWLRDTAGPGDIIVTMGAGDVWKLSRELAGVSS; this comes from the coding sequence ATGGGCATCGGCGGGATCGGCATGAGCGCGTTCGCGCGGCTGCTCGCGGCCCGTGGCCAGCGCGTCAGCGGCTGCGACGCGCTGGCCACGGAACTCACGGCGCAGCTGGTCGCGGAGGGCATTCCGGTCGAGCAGGGCCACAGCGCCGCTCACGTGTCCGAGGCCCCCTTCGGCCCGGTGGATGTGCTGGTCGCGTCCGAGGCCGTGCCCAAGACCCACCCGGAACTCGTGGCGGCCCGCGCGGCCGGCATCGAGGTGCGGCCGCGCATGGCGCTGCTGGACGAGCTGCTGGACGTGCCGAACAGCATCGGTGTGATCGGCACGCATGGAAAGACGACCACCACGTCCATGATCGCGGTGGCGCTGGCGGGCGCGGGCCTCGACCCGGCGGCCTTTGTGGGCGGCATCGTGCCGGAGTTTGGCAGCAACGCCCGTCTGGGCAGCGGGCCGTTCGTGGCCGAGGTGGACGAGTCTGACCGGGGCTTCGCGGCGCTGCGCTGCGGCACAGCGGTGTTCACGAACGCCGAGGACGACCACGTGGGCGGCACTCAGGCCACCTACTGGGAAACGGTCGAGGAGCAGCATGCGGGCTTCGCGCGCTTCGTGGCGCATTCCGGCCGGGTGCTGCTGTGCGCCGACTGGCCCGGCCTGGACGCGCTGTGCGCCGGGAACCCGCAGCGCCTCAGCTATGGGCAGGCCGCCGGGGCCGACTACCGCGCGGTAAACCTGCGCCCGGACGCCGACGGCACCGATTTCACGGTCGAGTACCGCGGCACGCCGCTGGGTGACGCGCGGGTGGGGCTCCCCGGCACGCACAACGTCCTGAACGCGCTGGCGGCGCTGGCCGTCACGCACCTGCACGGCGGGGACGTCACGCGCGCGGCGGCGGCGCTGGCGGCCTTCCGGGGCCCGGGGCGGCGCTGGCAGCGCATCGGGGAACTGAACGGCGCGCTGGTGGTCGACGACTACGCGCACAACGCCACCAAGGTCGCGGCGGCGGTGCAGGCGGCGCGGCAGACCGGGCGGCGCGTGCGGGTGGTGTTCCAGCCGCACCGCTACCTGCGCACGCAGCAGTCGTGGCCCCGTCTCGCGGACGCGCTAATGGACGCCGACGAGGTGCTGCTGCTGGACATCGCGGCCGCCTCGGAACCGCCCATCGAGGGCATCCACGCCACGCTGATCTCCGGACGCATGGCCGAGGGCGGCCACGCGGGCATCCGCTACATGCCGGATCGCCACGAGGTCGTGCGCTGGCTGCGCGACACGGCCGGGCCGGGGGATATCATCGTGACCATGGGCGCCGGGGACGTGTGGAAGCTCTCGCGGGAGCTGGCGGGAGTGTCGTCTTGA
- the murG gene encoding undecaprenyldiphospho-muramoylpentapeptide beta-N-acetylglucosaminyltransferase — protein MTLVVLATGGTGGHIYPAVATARALMARGHDTLLLGQRGGMEERVAAEQGLAFQGVEAGKLARSGQGRADPRELLRAGAGVFQARALLARLRPGGVVGFGGFASLPGVLAAQALGIPTVLHEQNARLGLTQRLAVRGARAVGTAYPEVVGLDPRKATLVGMPVREERLGRTEALSRLGLQDGPLTILVMGGSQGSLFLNNAVPDTLRNIFGGEGLVDHALGVMTPRIDLDFGHTPGERTPDLGAGVQVLHATGRRWLNDVAPRVREVDWYHVSGYVDAVAAWSAADLAITRGGTGTLAEAAYHGVPLVMVPLPESAENHQWHNAMTVQRAGAGRVVEQASVGEALGSAVLECAAAGTRIAMRAAALKRSQPGAAERFADLVERHLRGGSAAP, from the coding sequence ATGACTCTGGTCGTGTTGGCAACGGGGGGAACGGGCGGGCACATCTACCCGGCGGTGGCGACCGCGCGGGCGCTGATGGCGCGGGGACACGACACGCTGCTGCTGGGACAGCGCGGCGGCATGGAGGAGCGCGTGGCGGCCGAACAGGGGCTGGCCTTCCAGGGCGTGGAGGCCGGCAAGCTCGCGCGCAGCGGGCAGGGCCGCGCCGACCCGCGCGAGTTGCTGCGCGCGGGCGCGGGTGTGTTCCAGGCCCGCGCGCTGCTGGCGCGGCTGCGGCCCGGCGGGGTGGTGGGCTTCGGCGGCTTCGCCAGCCTGCCGGGCGTGCTGGCCGCGCAGGCCCTGGGCATCCCGACCGTGCTGCACGAGCAGAACGCGCGCCTGGGCCTGACCCAGCGGCTGGCGGTGCGCGGCGCGCGGGCGGTGGGCACCGCGTATCCGGAGGTGGTGGGCCTGGACCCGCGCAAGGCCACGCTGGTGGGCATGCCGGTGCGAGAAGAACGCCTGGGCCGCACCGAGGCGCTGTCGCGGCTGGGCCTGCAGGACGGCCCGCTCACCATTCTGGTGATGGGCGGGTCGCAGGGCTCGCTGTTCCTGAACAACGCCGTGCCGGACACGCTGCGCAACATCTTCGGCGGCGAGGGCCTGGTGGACCACGCGCTGGGCGTGATGACGCCGCGCATCGACCTGGATTTCGGGCACACGCCGGGCGAACGGACGCCGGACCTGGGCGCGGGCGTGCAGGTGCTGCACGCGACCGGCCGGCGTTGGCTGAACGACGTGGCGCCGCGCGTGCGCGAAGTGGACTGGTACCACGTGAGCGGCTACGTGGACGCCGTGGCCGCGTGGAGCGCCGCCGACCTGGCGATCACGCGCGGCGGCACCGGCACCCTGGCGGAAGCGGCCTACCACGGCGTGCCGCTGGTGATGGTGCCGCTGCCGGAATCCGCCGAGAACCACCAGTGGCACAACGCCATGACGGTGCAGCGCGCCGGCGCGGGGCGCGTGGTGGAGCAGGCCAGCGTCGGGGAGGCGCTGGGCAGCGCGGTGTTAGAGTGTGCGGCGGCAGGCACCCGGATCGCGATGCGCGCGGCGGCCCTGAAACGCTCGCAGCCCGGCGCGGCCGAGCGGTTCGCGGATCTGGTCGAGCGTCACCTGCGCGGGGGAAGCGCCGCACCATGA
- a CDS encoding AIM24 family protein, which produces MTNMHPGSDGTYSLRDFVAQTAERDQPGDVFELESSKMLEVKVNGRVWSKLGAMIAYKGNLNFKREGALEGGLMKALKRAVSQEMSPLAKIEGRGVVYLADQGKEIQILRLAGDTINVNGNDLLAFEDSVQYDITMMRRIAGYAAGGLFSVRVSGNGLVAILSHGKPLTLRVTHNEPIFTDPNATIAWSGNLQPQLRMDQSLRSIFGRGGGETYQMVFQGDGFVVVQPYEEFEQGLGGESSSHGGGVGRALGDLFD; this is translated from the coding sequence ATGACGAACATGCACCCTGGAAGTGACGGCACGTACTCCCTTCGCGACTTCGTGGCCCAGACCGCTGAGCGCGACCAGCCGGGCGACGTCTTCGAGCTGGAATCCAGCAAGATGCTGGAGGTCAAGGTCAACGGCCGCGTGTGGAGCAAGCTGGGCGCCATGATCGCCTACAAGGGCAACCTCAACTTCAAGCGCGAGGGCGCCCTGGAAGGCGGCCTGATGAAGGCCCTCAAACGCGCGGTCAGCCAGGAGATGAGCCCGCTGGCCAAGATCGAGGGCCGGGGCGTGGTGTACCTCGCGGACCAGGGCAAGGAAATCCAGATCCTGCGTCTGGCCGGCGACACCATCAACGTGAACGGCAACGACCTGCTGGCCTTCGAGGACAGCGTGCAGTACGACATCACCATGATGCGCCGCATCGCGGGCTACGCCGCCGGGGGCCTGTTCAGCGTCCGCGTGTCCGGCAACGGCCTGGTCGCCATCCTGTCGCACGGCAAGCCGCTGACGCTGCGGGTCACGCACAACGAGCCGATCTTCACGGACCCCAACGCGACCATCGCGTGGAGCGGCAACCTCCAGCCACAGCTGCGCATGGACCAGAGCCTGCGCTCGATCTTCGGCCGCGGCGGCGGCGAGACGTACCAGATGGTCTTCCAGGGCGACGGCTTCGTGGTCGTGCAGCCCTACGAGGAGTTCGAGCAGGGCCTGGGCGGCGAGAGCAGCAGCCACGGGGGCGGCGTGGGCCGCGCGCTGGGCGATCTGTTCGACTGA
- a CDS encoding iron-siderophore ABC transporter substrate-binding protein, with the protein MKTLLLLSAALAASSVSAQTLTITHDEGRATVPTNPKRIVVMDEESLGWIAALGLSDRVVGLGSAYLTPSDVEGTAIKPNVLRDGFFGRAKLGNPAYVGDWQKPNLEVITSLRPDLIVRLTWDGNQNYDNLSKIAPTVGYKEGGAGFWQKGLRDLARVFGKQVQAEQVIKAVADTNRANGRKLLDAGIFRKYPKVIVVAPFAGGQNWVYTATRLIPDLRALGFKDGYSASKTTLGVGAQISDEALLGLDKQTLVVLFPPGGKYNGVDAFLKTPIGQRLSAQSVVYVPEDFSAYTGPLVSVRNSTDLTRIILEKMK; encoded by the coding sequence ATGAAGACCCTCCTTCTGCTGTCCGCCGCGCTCGCTGCCAGTTCGGTCTCCGCCCAGACCCTGACCATCACGCACGACGAGGGCAGGGCGACCGTGCCGACCAACCCCAAGCGCATCGTCGTGATGGACGAGGAATCGCTCGGCTGGATCGCCGCGCTGGGCCTGAGTGACCGCGTCGTGGGGCTGGGCAGCGCGTACCTGACGCCCAGCGACGTGGAGGGCACGGCCATCAAGCCGAATGTGCTGAGAGACGGCTTCTTCGGCCGCGCCAAGCTGGGCAACCCCGCGTACGTCGGAGACTGGCAGAAGCCCAACCTGGAGGTCATCACGTCGCTGAGGCCCGACCTCATCGTGCGGCTGACGTGGGACGGCAACCAGAACTACGACAACCTGAGCAAGATCGCGCCCACGGTGGGCTACAAGGAGGGCGGCGCCGGCTTCTGGCAAAAGGGCCTGCGCGACCTGGCCCGCGTGTTCGGCAAGCAGGTGCAGGCCGAACAGGTCATCAAGGCCGTCGCGGACACCAACCGCGCCAACGGCCGCAAGCTGCTGGACGCCGGCATCTTCCGCAAGTACCCCAAGGTGATCGTGGTCGCGCCCTTCGCGGGCGGGCAGAACTGGGTCTACACCGCCACCCGCCTGATCCCGGACCTGAGGGCCCTGGGCTTCAAGGACGGCTACAGCGCCAGCAAGACCACCCTGGGCGTGGGCGCGCAGATCAGCGACGAGGCGCTGCTGGGCCTGGACAAGCAGACGCTGGTGGTGCTGTTCCCCCCCGGCGGCAAGTACAACGGCGTGGACGCCTTCCTGAAGACGCCCATCGGCCAGCGCCTGAGCGCCCAGAGCGTCGTGTACGTTCCCGAGGACTTCAGCGCGTACACCGGCCCGCTGGTCAGCGTCCGCAACAGCACCGACCTGACGCGGATCATCCTCGAGAAGATGAAGTGA
- a CDS encoding sucrase ferredoxin, with the protein MTAADRPARLPLCADVSRALGEDPIGTAPHWQEVTVLELDVPVWAHVRDVANWTPEHHQLFERLRGKVEASGAGFGLLMSAPGGRGQPLRVRHYTLGAGGYTRRDYASALPQSEWARGLTDTLLEPQHLSAWEQQPVPPGPDVHVCTHGTVDAACGRYGVPVCQHLDSVGERAWRTGHFGGHRFAATAVELPSGLLWAHLTPELAVQVVRREVPPAAVARHLRGFSGLAPLAQVVDRELLIRHGWAWLDAHRWAEVDGQDVTLHHEWRGERSVVRATVTHDLLSVPGSSHKAEWSDVRQYRVQWTA; encoded by the coding sequence TTGACCGCCGCTGACCGCCCGGCCCGCCTGCCGCTGTGCGCCGACGTCTCGCGCGCGCTGGGCGAGGACCCCATCGGCACCGCGCCGCACTGGCAGGAGGTGACGGTGCTGGAGCTGGACGTGCCGGTATGGGCGCACGTGCGCGACGTGGCGAACTGGACACCGGAGCACCACCAGCTGTTCGAGCGCCTGCGCGGCAAGGTCGAGGCCAGCGGCGCCGGCTTCGGCCTGCTGATGAGCGCTCCCGGCGGGCGCGGGCAGCCCCTGCGCGTCCGGCACTACACGCTGGGCGCGGGCGGCTACACGCGGCGCGACTACGCCAGCGCCCTGCCGCAGAGCGAGTGGGCGCGCGGCCTGACCGACACGCTGCTCGAACCACAGCATCTGAGCGCGTGGGAGCAGCAGCCGGTGCCGCCCGGCCCGGACGTGCACGTGTGTACGCACGGCACGGTGGACGCCGCGTGTGGACGCTACGGCGTGCCGGTGTGCCAGCATCTGGACTCGGTGGGGGAGCGCGCGTGGCGCACCGGCCATTTCGGCGGGCACCGCTTCGCCGCGACCGCTGTGGAACTGCCCAGCGGCCTGCTGTGGGCGCATCTGACGCCGGAGTTGGCCGTGCAGGTCGTCCGCCGAGAGGTGCCGCCCGCCGCCGTCGCCCGGCACCTGCGCGGCTTCAGCGGTCTGGCCCCGCTGGCGCAGGTCGTGGACCGCGAACTGCTGATCCGGCACGGCTGGGCGTGGCTGGACGCCCACCGCTGGGCCGAGGTGGACGGTCAGGACGTCACGCTGCACCACGAGTGGCGCGGCGAACGCAGCGTGGTGCGCGCCACCGTCACGCACGACCTGCTCAGCGTGCCCGGCTCCAGCCACAAGGCCGAGTGGTCGGACGTCCGGCAGTACCGCGTACAGTGGACGGCCTGA
- a CDS encoding FecCD family ABC transporter permease, whose protein sequence is MALSRPSTLTRAVWLPICAALLLLAALASLALGASDLPLDRLPRLLLHPDDSTESLVIHTLRLPRTLVAALAGAGLGVSGLLLQAVTRNPLADPGILGVEAGGGLGILVMVVFLPAAPAWLFVPAAFLGGTLAALVAYGVARSVGVTPLRLALAGVAVASLAGAASRAIQILWETRAQGALSSLAGSVAGRTWADAGQVAPWVLGGLLLALLFTPRVNVLALGEDVARGLGARTERDSAIITGLGVLLAAASVSVVGPIGFVGLIVPHAARTLVGPDHRLGLPVAALLGAAFLVTADVAARLVDRPAETPVGILVAAVGAPFFVLIARRRAK, encoded by the coding sequence ATGGCGCTGAGCCGCCCCTCCACCCTGACCCGCGCCGTGTGGCTGCCCATCTGCGCGGCGCTGCTGCTGCTCGCGGCCCTGGCATCCCTGGCGCTGGGCGCGAGCGACCTGCCGCTGGACCGGCTGCCACGCCTGCTGCTGCACCCCGACGACAGCACCGAGAGTCTGGTGATCCACACGCTGCGGCTGCCGCGCACGCTGGTCGCCGCGCTGGCCGGGGCGGGGCTGGGCGTGTCGGGGCTGCTCCTGCAGGCGGTCACGCGCAACCCGCTGGCCGACCCCGGCATCCTGGGGGTGGAGGCGGGCGGCGGCCTGGGCATTCTGGTGATGGTCGTGTTCCTGCCGGCCGCGCCCGCGTGGCTGTTCGTGCCGGCCGCCTTCCTGGGCGGCACGCTGGCGGCGCTGGTCGCGTACGGCGTCGCGCGCTCGGTCGGCGTCACGCCGCTGCGGCTGGCGCTGGCGGGCGTGGCGGTCGCGTCGCTTGCCGGAGCGGCCAGCCGCGCCATCCAGATCCTGTGGGAAACGCGCGCGCAGGGGGCGCTGTCGTCCCTCGCGGGCAGCGTCGCCGGACGCACCTGGGCGGACGCGGGTCAGGTCGCGCCGTGGGTGCTGGGCGGCCTGCTGCTCGCGCTGCTCTTCACGCCGCGCGTGAACGTCCTGGCGCTGGGCGAGGACGTGGCGCGCGGCCTGGGCGCCCGCACCGAGCGCGACTCCGCGATCATCACGGGTCTGGGTGTGCTGCTCGCCGCCGCGTCGGTCAGCGTGGTCGGCCCCATCGGCTTTGTCGGGCTGATCGTGCCGCACGCCGCGCGCACCCTGGTCGGGCCGGACCACCGCCTCGGCCTGCCGGTGGCCGCCCTGCTGGGCGCGGCCTTCCTGGTGACCGCCGACGTCGCCGCCCGCCTTGTCGACCGACCTGCCGAGACGCCCGTCGGGATTCTCGTCGCCGCCGTCGGCGCCCCCTTCTTCGTGCTGATCGCCCGCCGCCGGGCGAAGTGA
- a CDS encoding ABC transporter substrate-binding protein codes for MNTILSLSALAAVSVAAAAAVSVKHDLGTLTLPAPAKRVVALEYSFLDTLVALGVTPVGGALGTQGGDRGAPPYLAPRVKGVPATGSRAQPSLEAIAAARPDVILADTLVHKDLLPQFAKLAPTAVFPSRRSTVDELNAQTLAIGQLVGREAAARRLLADQASLNAKARAFTKRGAPAFVAAVVTPRTLTVHTDGSFVGSYLETLGRKNALTVKDTQTQYEISLEGLVALQPQTLVLFTAPDEKPITDTWRTNPLWQKLPAVARGRVYVFDRDDWTRGRGPIALKLMVKEAIDSRLLQDGAPPAPYRY; via the coding sequence ATGAATACAATCCTCAGCCTGTCCGCCCTCGCCGCCGTCTCGGTGGCCGCCGCCGCTGCCGTCAGCGTGAAGCACGACCTCGGCACCCTGACGCTGCCCGCGCCTGCCAAGCGCGTGGTGGCGCTGGAATACTCGTTTCTGGACACACTGGTCGCGCTGGGTGTCACGCCGGTCGGCGGCGCGCTCGGTACCCAGGGCGGCGACCGGGGCGCGCCGCCGTACCTCGCGCCGCGCGTCAAGGGCGTCCCGGCCACGGGCAGCCGTGCCCAGCCCAGCCTGGAGGCCATCGCCGCCGCCCGGCCCGACGTGATCCTGGCGGACACCCTCGTGCACAAGGACCTGCTGCCGCAGTTCGCGAAACTCGCCCCGACGGCCGTGTTCCCCAGCCGCCGGAGCACCGTCGATGAGCTGAATGCCCAGACCCTCGCCATCGGGCAGCTCGTGGGCCGTGAAGCCGCCGCCCGCCGGCTGCTGGCGGACCAGGCGTCGCTGAACGCCAAGGCGCGGGCCTTCACCAAGCGCGGCGCGCCGGCCTTCGTCGCGGCGGTCGTCACGCCCCGCACCCTGACCGTCCACACCGACGGGAGCTTTGTCGGCAGCTACCTGGAGACGCTGGGCCGCAAGAACGCCCTGACGGTGAAGGACACGCAGACGCAGTACGAGATCTCGCTGGAGGGCCTGGTCGCCCTGCAACCGCAGACACTGGTGCTGTTCACGGCCCCCGACGAGAAGCCGATCACCGACACGTGGCGCACCAACCCCCTGTGGCAGAAGCTGCCGGCCGTGGCACGTGGGCGCGTGTACGTCTTTGACCGTGACGACTGGACGCGCGGGCGCGGGCCCATCGCCCTGAAGCTGATGGTGAAGGAAGCCATCGACAGCCGCCTGCTCCAGGACGGCGCGCCGCCCGCGCCGTACCGCTACTGA
- a CDS encoding FecCD family ABC transporter permease, whose product MIPPGPPPRFTTARAVTLGGVLAAATLALAVLALGLGAVKTPAGEVVQVILGHGDALTRQLVLDLRAPRIVVAVLAGAMFAASGAMMQGVIRNPLASPDLIGVGAGAGLAATLYLLAWPGSPPGGLPWAALVGAWAGFGLVLVLAREWSGQRVNTLHPVRLALVGVAVAAALGAVQQLVLVRAPDGLGAALTFLAGSVYGADAARAARLLPWALVLLPAALLLARTLDVLNLGEDLATSLGTRVNAARLLSLTVAVALAGAAVTGAGILGFVGLLAPHVARLLVGGRHARLLPVSMLLGALLVLAADTLGRALLPPLEVPAGLFTTLVGAPYFLSLLRRSA is encoded by the coding sequence ATGATCCCGCCCGGCCCCCCGCCCCGCTTCACCACCGCCCGCGCCGTCACCCTCGGTGGAGTGCTGGCCGCCGCGACGCTGGCCCTCGCCGTGCTGGCCCTGGGCCTGGGCGCGGTCAAGACCCCGGCGGGCGAGGTCGTGCAGGTCATCCTCGGCCACGGGGACGCCCTGACGCGGCAGCTCGTGCTCGACCTGCGGGCGCCGCGCATCGTGGTGGCCGTGCTGGCCGGCGCGATGTTCGCCGCGTCCGGCGCGATGATGCAGGGCGTCATCCGCAATCCGCTGGCGTCGCCGGACCTCATTGGGGTCGGGGCGGGCGCGGGGCTGGCCGCCACCCTCTACCTGCTCGCGTGGCCCGGCTCGCCGCCCGGCGGCCTGCCGTGGGCGGCGCTGGTCGGCGCGTGGGCGGGCTTCGGGCTGGTGCTGGTGCTGGCGCGCGAGTGGAGCGGGCAGCGCGTGAACACCCTGCACCCGGTGCGGCTCGCGCTGGTCGGCGTGGCGGTGGCCGCCGCGCTGGGGGCCGTGCAGCAACTGGTGCTGGTGCGCGCGCCTGACGGCCTGGGCGCCGCCCTGACCTTCCTGGCGGGCAGCGTGTACGGCGCCGACGCTGCTCGCGCCGCCCGACTGCTGCCGTGGGCGCTGGTGCTGCTGCCCGCCGCGCTGCTCCTGGCGCGCACGCTGGACGTCCTGAACCTCGGGGAAGACCTCGCCACGAGTCTCGGCACCCGCGTGAACGCCGCGCGGCTGCTGTCCCTGACGGTCGCCGTCGCGCTCGCGGGCGCGGCCGTGACGGGCGCGGGCATCCTGGGTTTCGTGGGCCTGCTCGCGCCGCATGTCGCGCGGCTGCTGGTGGGTGGGCGGCACGCGCGGCTGCTGCCCGTCAGCATGCTGCTGGGCGCGCTGCTGGTCCTTGCCGCCGACACGCTGGGCCGCGCGCTGCTGCCCCCGCTGGAAGTGCCGGCGGGCCTGTTCACCACCCTGGTCGGCGCGCCATACTTCCTCTCGCTGCTGCGGCGCAGCGCCTGA
- a CDS encoding ABC transporter ATP-binding protein, protein MTDPHPTSPAPLATTGLKLGYGQSVVIPDLDLRVSGGKVTSIIGPNGCGKSTLLRALARLLPTSGGHIELYGQALHALPSREVARRLAILPQGPTAPEGLSVEDLVWFGRHPHQGRFPVRREEDREAVHWALDQTGMRVFAGRPLEALSGGQRQRAWIAMSLAQQTDILLLDEPTTYLDLSHQLEVLQLAQRLNQEQGKTVVMVLHDLNQAVRYSDEIIAMQGGQVYAQGPAEGILTHDLLRDVFHLRGHILPDPDTGKPHVIPYALTR, encoded by the coding sequence ATGACCGATCCCCACCCGACCAGCCCTGCTCCGCTCGCCACCACCGGCCTCAAGCTGGGGTACGGCCAGAGCGTCGTCATTCCGGACCTCGACCTGCGCGTGAGCGGGGGCAAGGTCACCAGCATCATCGGCCCCAACGGCTGCGGCAAGAGCACGCTGCTGCGCGCCCTGGCCCGCCTGCTGCCCACCAGCGGCGGCCACATCGAGCTGTACGGCCAGGCCCTGCATGCCCTGCCCAGCCGCGAGGTGGCCCGCCGCCTGGCCATCCTGCCGCAGGGCCCGACCGCGCCCGAGGGCCTGAGCGTCGAGGACCTCGTGTGGTTCGGCCGCCACCCGCACCAGGGCCGCTTCCCGGTGCGCCGCGAGGAGGACCGCGAGGCGGTGCACTGGGCGCTCGACCAGACGGGCATGCGCGTCTTTGCCGGCCGCCCGCTGGAGGCCCTCAGCGGCGGGCAGCGCCAGCGCGCGTGGATCGCCATGAGCCTCGCCCAGCAGACTGACATCCTGCTGCTGGACGAGCCCACCACGTACCTCGACCTGTCGCACCAGCTCGAGGTGCTCCAGCTCGCCCAGCGCCTCAATCAGGAGCAGGGCAAGACCGTCGTGATGGTGCTGCACGACCTCAACCAGGCCGTGCGCTACTCCGACGAGATCATCGCCATGCAAGGCGGCCAGGTGTACGCCCAGGGGCCGGCCGAGGGCATCCTCACGCACGACCTGCTGCGCGACGTGTTCCACCTGCGGGGCCACATCCTGCCGGACCCCGATACCGGCAAACCGCACGTGATTCCCTACGCGTTGACGAGGTAG
- a CDS encoding pyridoxal phosphate-dependent aminotransferase has translation MSGPFRLSQKSLSLKPSSTVAVSSRALELQRQGIDVISMSVGEPDFDTPPHVKAAGIAAIEHGRTKYTAVSGIPELREAISAKFARENGLHHAPDAVTVTSGGKQALFNAFFALLNPGDEVLIPAPYWVSYPEMVALTGAVPVAVPTTPESGFQLDPDVLEALVTPRTRMIVLNSPGNPTGAVFPQDVLAAVAAIAQRRGLMIVTDEMYEHLVYGAEQVSIGTFAPEHTLTVNGASKAYAMTGWRIGYAGGPKAVIAAMNAIQSQSTSNASSVSQYAALAALEQHEETARFIEMARSAYHERRDVIVAGLNALGLPTPTPHGAFYVMANTDRVHPDELEAARRILDEARVAVVPGTDFAAPGQVRLSYATSLENIHEVLARLGQLVEG, from the coding sequence ATGAGCGGCCCCTTTCGCCTGTCCCAGAAATCCCTGAGCCTCAAGCCCTCCTCGACGGTCGCGGTGTCCAGCCGCGCGCTGGAACTCCAGCGCCAGGGCATTGACGTGATCTCGATGAGCGTGGGCGAACCGGATTTCGACACGCCGCCGCACGTGAAGGCCGCCGGCATCGCGGCCATCGAGCACGGCAGGACCAAGTACACGGCAGTGAGCGGCATTCCGGAGCTGCGCGAGGCAATCAGCGCGAAGTTCGCCCGCGAGAACGGCCTGCACCACGCCCCGGACGCCGTGACGGTCACCAGCGGTGGCAAGCAGGCGCTGTTCAACGCATTCTTCGCGCTGCTGAACCCCGGCGACGAGGTGCTGATTCCGGCCCCGTACTGGGTGAGCTACCCGGAGATGGTGGCGCTGACGGGCGCCGTGCCGGTGGCCGTGCCGACCACACCGGAGTCTGGCTTCCAGCTCGATCCGGACGTGCTGGAGGCGCTGGTCACGCCGCGCACCCGCATGATCGTGCTGAACAGCCCCGGCAACCCCACGGGCGCGGTGTTCCCGCAGGACGTGCTGGCAGCCGTGGCCGCCATCGCCCAGCGACGTGGCCTGATGATCGTGACGGACGAGATGTACGAGCACCTCGTGTACGGCGCCGAGCAGGTCAGCATCGGCACCTTCGCGCCGGAGCACACGCTGACGGTAAACGGGGCGAGCAAGGCCTACGCCATGACCGGGTGGCGCATCGGCTACGCGGGCGGCCCGAAGGCCGTGATCGCGGCCATGAACGCCATCCAGTCGCAGAGCACCAGCAACGCCAGCAGCGTCAGCCAGTACGCCGCCCTGGCCGCGCTGGAGCAGCACGAGGAGACGGCCCGCTTCATCGAGATGGCAAGGAGCGCGTACCACGAGCGGCGGGACGTGATCGTGGCGGGTCTGAACGCCCTGGGCCTGCCCACGCCCACCCCGCACGGCGCGTTCTACGTGATGGCGAACACGGATCGCGTCCACCCGGACGAGCTGGAAGCCGCCCGCCGGATTCTCGACGAGGCCCGCGTGGCCGTGGTGCCCGGCACCGACTTCGCCGCGCCCGGCCAGGTGCGCCTGAGCTACGCGACCAGCCTGGAGAACATCCACGAAGTGCTCGCGCGCCTGGGACAGCTGGTCGAGGGCTGA